A genomic region of Pseudoalteromonas piscicida contains the following coding sequences:
- a CDS encoding glutathionylspermidine synthase family protein, producing the protein MLRISIDERPHWREQAKAHGFEFHTMYGEKYWDESAYYQFTLKQIEQDLEDPSDELHQMLLHLVDLVCNDESLLQQFAIPESQWELVTRSWHRRDQALYGRFDFSYDGKSPAKLLEANYDTPTSLFETGYWQWLWLEEQVRAGKLPRNADQFNGLQEALVERFYQLHKFHRGAPLHFSCCKESIEDLGTIQYMRSCAMEAGLKTKQVFIEDIGFNNQHFVDLDDGKIQWMFKLYPWEFMFQDEYSEQLSEAKVQWLEPAWKAILSNKAILPLLWQTFPNHPNLLPAYFEQDKHKIANSESGYVKKPLFSREGANIEIRKDQQLLAQSAGGYGEEGYIYQAYSPLPKFAGFNTLIGSWIVGDKAVGIGVREDKSLITQDLSRFLPHIIVG; encoded by the coding sequence ATGTTAAGAATTTCTATTGATGAACGCCCACACTGGCGTGAACAAGCAAAAGCCCACGGCTTTGAATTTCATACTATGTATGGTGAAAAGTATTGGGACGAAAGTGCATATTATCAATTTACGTTAAAACAAATTGAGCAAGACTTGGAAGACCCAAGTGATGAACTCCACCAAATGCTCTTACACCTTGTCGATTTAGTGTGTAATGATGAGTCACTTCTGCAACAGTTTGCTATTCCTGAGTCTCAATGGGAATTAGTGACTCGCTCATGGCATCGTCGAGACCAAGCGCTCTATGGTCGCTTTGACTTTAGTTACGATGGTAAGTCACCAGCTAAGCTGCTGGAGGCCAATTATGACACGCCCACCAGTTTATTCGAAACGGGTTACTGGCAGTGGCTATGGCTTGAAGAACAGGTAAGAGCCGGTAAGCTACCGCGTAATGCGGATCAATTTAATGGCCTTCAAGAAGCGCTGGTAGAGCGTTTTTATCAACTGCATAAATTCCACCGCGGTGCTCCCCTACACTTTTCTTGCTGCAAAGAAAGCATTGAGGACTTGGGCACCATTCAATATATGCGCAGCTGCGCGATGGAAGCTGGACTCAAAACGAAACAAGTTTTTATCGAAGATATCGGATTTAATAACCAACACTTTGTCGACCTTGATGATGGAAAAATCCAATGGATGTTTAAGCTATACCCGTGGGAATTTATGTTTCAAGATGAATATAGTGAACAATTATCAGAAGCAAAAGTGCAATGGCTAGAGCCTGCTTGGAAAGCGATTTTATCAAATAAAGCAATTTTACCTTTGCTATGGCAAACCTTTCCAAATCACCCAAATCTGTTACCTGCATACTTTGAACAAGATAAGCATAAAATCGCAAACAGTGAGTCCGGCTATGTGAAAAAGCCTCTATTTTCTCGTGAGGGCGCGAATATTGAGATCCGAAAAGATCAACAGCTGCTTGCACAGTCTGCAGGTGGATATGGCGAAGAAGGCTATATTTATCAAGCCTACTCACCTTTACCCAAATTTGCAGGCTTCAATACGCTCATCGGTTCATGGATTGTCGGTGATAAAGCTGTTGGAATTGGTGTACGTGAAGATAAAAGTCTGATCACCCAAGATCTTAGCCGTTTCTTACCCCATATCATTGTTGGCTAA
- a CDS encoding glutathionylspermidine synthase family protein, producing the protein MLRISIDERPHWREQAKAHGFEFHTMYGEKYWDESAYYQFTLKQIEQDLEDPSDELHQMLLHLVDLVCNDESLLQQFAIPESQWELVTRSWHRRDQALYGRFDFSYDGKSPAKLLEANYDTPTSLFETGYWQWLWLEEQVRAGKLPRNADQFNGLQEALVERFYQLHKFHRGAPLHFSCCKESIEDLGTIQYMRSCAMEAGLKTKQVFIEDIGFNNQHFVDLDDGKIQWMFKLYPWEFMFQDEYSEQLSEAKVQWLEPAWKAILSNKAILPLLWQTFPNHPNLLPAYFEQDKHKIANSESGYVKKPLFSREGANIEIRKDQQLLAQSAGGYGEEGYIYQAYSPLPKFAGFNTLIGSWIVGDKAVGIGVREDKSLITQDLSRFLPHIIVG; encoded by the coding sequence GAAAGTGCATATTATCAATTTACGTTAAAACAAATTGAGCAAGACTTGGAAGACCCAAGTGATGAACTCCACCAAATGCTCTTACACCTTGTCGATTTAGTGTGTAATGATGAGTCACTTCTGCAACAGTTTGCTATTCCTGAGTCTCAATGGGAATTAGTGACTCGCTCATGGCATCGTCGAGACCAAGCGCTCTATGGTCGCTTTGACTTTAGTTACGATGGTAAGTCACCAGCTAAGCTGCTGGAGGCCAATTATGACACGCCCACCAGTTTATTCGAAACGGGTTACTGGCAGTGGCTATGGCTTGAAGAACAGGTAAGAGCCGGTAAGCTACCGCGTAATGCGGATCAATTTAATGGCCTTCAAGAAGCGCTGGTAGAGCGTTTTTATCAACTGCATAAATTCCACCGCGGTGCTCCCCTACACTTTTCTTGCTGCAAAGAAAGCATTGAGGACTTGGGCACCATTCAATATATGCGCAGCTGCGCGATGGAAGCTGGACTCAAAACGAAACAAGTTTTTATCGAAGATATCGGATTTAATAACCAACACTTTGTCGACCTTGATGATGGAAAAATCCAATGGATGTTTAAGCTATACCCGTGGGAATTTATGTTTCAAGATGAATATAGTGAACAATTATCAGAAGCAAAAGTGCAATGGCTAGAGCCTGCTTGGAAAGCGATTTTATCAAATAAAGCAATTTTACCTTTGCTATGGCAAACCTTTCCAAATCACCCAAATCTGTTACCTGCATACTTTGAACAAGATAAGCATAAAATCGCAAACAGTGAGTCCGGCTATGTGAAAAAGCCTCTATTTTCTCGTGAGGGCGCGAATATTGAGATCCGAAAAGATCAACAGCTGCTTGCACAGTCTGCAGGTGGATATGGCGAAGAAGGCTATATTTATCAAGCCTACTCACCTTTACCCAAATTTGCAGGCTTCAATACGCTCATCGGTTCATGGATTGTCGGTGATAAAGCTGTTGGAATTGGTGTACGTGAAGATAAAAGTCTGATCACCCAAGATCTTAGCCGTTTCTTACCCCATATCATTGTTGGCTAA